The window tattaaatattaatatatattaatgtattaatttcatacaatataaatataagaatatacttatatattattataatataacataatgtaCAATCATTGTACAAAGATtaagattattaaataattaaaataattttaaaaggcTACAGTACAGGCTATGTGCCAAACTCTAGCAGAATAGATCATTGTCTTAAACCTACATGCATATTTTTAAAGGTGTTTTGTAAGACACTAAGAAAGGCACACTCTGTCAGTCAGGAATTTCTCAGTCAGGAATTTCCAAATGACTTATAATCAGATTAGTGATGACATCTGATAGTGAGTATGTGTTGGAGTAGTGATGGTGCTGCGAAGGAAATAgtcatatatttaatttaaaggtgcactctgtaattttctgttaatataaaaagttttactcttaaagaaaagtaattttaaacatatttataaaatcacgagctctcacatgagatgaagactccagtcatattagtaaccttataaatgcaGTTTTATTCCTACATATAGAGGGTCcccttatgggggctgccatgttaagatcacatgaccagccgaatactacttgctaaTGATCAGTAACCGcactgttattagacactttcactcatggattagaTTAGTCATGACTGatggtgaatagtgaatttctacaatggcatcagtgacttaaaactactgtgttttaatgatgctgcatccactccCCTTGgtatcagtgtaagtccaaaatgactgagtgcacctttaagctgtAGAACTTTTGCCATTTATTATCATGCTTATATTTTAATTCTTTAGTGCatgaatacacaaatataaaGCAACAAACATGgcaattttctgaaaaactgcTCAGAGTTTACAAAGAGTTAAAAAAACTTCCAAAActttaccatttactttcatttctgccaaaataccacagttactacagttattgttactactgtaTTATAACAATAACAAATTAGTATGGGATCTCAATTCAGTGTAAGGAGCTTTCAAAATCTTTCTGTAATTTTGTTTAATTCCTTTTTGTGTCAGTGGTGGCTTATATCAAATAGGTTACAAAAGTTTACAATGGTACTTTTTGAAAGGTAAACAATGGATCaatttatttcagaaaaaaaaaaatcagtttaacaaggtacttttattttgaaatctatTCCACGCTGTGAAGCACCTGCGCATGCGCATGTTGTATCCTTCACTTTGTCCTGGAGCAGCAGCGGTTAGTGTCAAATCTGAAATAGGACTTTGCTCTCAGTTCATAACATAATTTAATTTCGATCCCAACACAACAGTCTCGGTATGACTTTATCATCTTATTTCTAACGCAATGACATCTTAAAACTATGTAGAATAATTAACCCAGTTTGTTGGTTGTCTCAGTGTTGCTATAACAGCATGTGTTTGTTAATGAAAAACATACTCCTTTACTTTAgcactttaataatcacacacattattaGACTTTTAAACCTCtttcaaaattatattaaattgccgtagttttgttgttgttgttgttgttgttgttgttgtctttaTAAAACTTTAGGCTTTCTGCAAATGATTTCATCCATTCGTGATTAGATTATTATAGACACGCCCCCTCATGCATAAACATGATTATCTGTGTTTCCAGCCTTTCAGTTAATATTTAGGCACTTTTCTGTTAGTTATTTAACTGAAGGGGGCGTGGCTTTATGATGAAATATGCACGCCCACAAAAAGTGTTTGATTCTTATTTCAAGTTTTGTTGTTCCTCATTTTAGTGTCATGTTATGCGCATGCATGAATATAGAATTTAGTGAGGTGCCTACTTAGACTGCATTTTGGGGTGTCATATGCACATTCAGGTGCCAAAAATGCAGCCCAAGGAAGGCAGCTCACTACGTTGTGATACTGATTATATCAATTTTAcctgcaaaacaacaacaacaacaacaacaaaaaaaacaacaacaacaaaaacctgATAAACAGGCATTGGATATCTGATGGAGTCTGTTAGACTGCTGGATCGCAGCATTTTTGCATGTGATCAAAGCCATGATGACCCTGCTATTATTTGGGCTATGTGCTGGTATAATAAACTATCATCATCAATCAGAACTTGATTTAGACTAAAACTGGCATtgtttataatgtaaaataatgtgtttattaGTGAAATGGGCTGTTGGTAGGATGCAGTTGCCTTGTGTTATGAAAGTGTGCAGTGGGGTataaaagtctgagaccattaaaaatctgggattaaaaaaaaaatacttttaaagggatagttcactcaaaaatgaaaattctctcatcatttactccccctcatgccatcccagatgtgtacgactttcttacttctgcagaacacaaagatttttagaaaaatatttcagctctgtaggttcatacaatgcaagcgaatgctggatgaattttgaagctccaaaacgcacataaaggcagcatataagtaatccatataattccagtagtttaatccatgtcttcagaagagatatgataggtgtgggtgagaaacagatcaatatttaagtccttttttactataaatctccactttaactttcacattcttcttattttgtttttggagatttgcattcttcgtgcagatcgccccctactgggcaaggaggataatttatagtaaaaaaaaaagtacttaaagctGAAcagtgtaatttctgcgacactagtgccaccaaatggaattgcaaaaataaacgttgttttcaaaacagatttctgAAAATGCCCCTCGTCTGCTGTTAATCAAACAatgagatagtcctgcccccaattTACGCTATTGGTTGAGTACTGTTTTTGGGGCAGCTCTaagtgggtcgctcaaaacaaacagagcaattttcaaagcGCCACGGAAAGACGGTGACTACAGTTTTGGaggaaattaacctatgaatggcttactaatagttgtctctgcaattTAAGCTGGGActggagaaagaattttaacacagaaaaagttacatacttcagctttaaatatgaatctgtttctcacccacacctgggTGTCActtctggagtcgtatggattaattttatgctgcctttatgtgcttttcagaccttcaaagttctggtcaccattcacttgcattgtatggatctacatactacttttaaaaatcttcatttgtgttctgcagaagaaagaaagtcatacacatctgggatggcatgagggtgaataaatgatgagagaattttcattttgggtgaactatccctttaaatcgaATATAAACAAACAGGTTTAGGATCTTAAAAAGTTGAAAACAAAGAAACGTTATGACAAAATGAAGTGGAAATATTTAAGAaatgcatgtacatttttcaaattaactTCTCACTCGTattgttatgctaataatataatttgtcatGAAAAATGTGTAATAGAAGCATTTAAACTAGCAGCCTCAGACTTTTGCACTCCGCTGTACAGTATATTGCAAAGCTAGAAAATGAAACGGGTTTGGTTTCTGATTATGTTGCCGTTTTTTGGGGTTTGATTTATCTGCCATTATATCCCgtttctttttaaatgtatgtagaGACACAGCGATAACATGTTATTTTGACttatacaaaaaaatacactGATTTGTCCCTTATTTTCTGTGTCAGGCACGATGGCTGTTCCTCCAGCTTACTCCGATCTGGGCAAAGCAGCCAAAGACATCTTCGTCAAGGGTTACGGTGAGAACTATGACTCATTACCGCAAAAGAGGTTTGAGTTTTATAAAAACAACTCCATTCTACAGCAAATCCTATCATGACTTTAACTTTTTTCTTGTAGGTTTTGGAATTGTTAAATTGGACCTCAAGACTAAATCTCAGAATGGAGTGGTGAGTTAAGAAAATGGAGGCCAtttgttgtcaatatcaaaatttTTGGGCAATATGACATTTTttatgacagttaagcacatttttctCTAAATCTGTAATACTGTAATGCATTTCCATTATTCCAATTATTcttaatggtgattctcattactgtacattgtaatttttactgtaaaaaataatgtcatacaattattattattttattgaaataagcataaagacagtaaaacaaatactaccatgatgtagaAGTACTTTACAATTTAGACagtgtatcattttatttattttgtattacagtaataaatcTCATGCTGGTAGATTTGTGGGCACAAATGTTATCTCCTTGTTGCAACTTCTTGGGAAATGCATTTACTGTAGATGGTAAGATTATTCTACATTTGTGCATCTGTGGGTAGGTTTTAATGTCAAGTCCCACATCATCACACGTCATTTACCATACAGAGGAGGTTGCTTGagcgtttattttttttatttttgactccATGAGTTATGCTCTCATCAACTCTGTGGTCACTGGGTTTCTGGGTCACATCATTCGCCATGTGCTGTACAGTCATGTCAAGTGCCATGTGATCACACTGTCTGTGTTCTTTATCTTTCCACATAAGTCTACAGTTCTTGTTTTCAGTTatgcattttttattgatttgtttcatGGATTGTTTTAAGGTACGCACTACGCACCAATATATGAATTTTGACTGATACTGATAGTCGATCATTTTATGTTATGGCAGTTAACCCATGTGTAACATTATCCGCTATCGGTTAAAGAACCAAACCTAACTGATAAAGTAGAAAAGTGTGAACATCAGTCAGAAATATCAGAACCGCTATTCAGTATCTGGACTAATTGGCCTGGCTGATAtacagaatttatatatatataaataacagcacagatagacagatatatatacagtgcatccggaaagtattcacagcgcttcactttttccacattttgttatgttacagccttattccaaaatggattaaattcattattttcctcaattctacaaacaataccccataatgacaacgtgaaagaagtttgtttgaaatcttcgcaaatttattaaaaatgaaaaacgaaaaaaatcacatgtacataagtattcacagcctttgctcaatactttgttgaagcacctttggcaccaattacagcctcaagtctttttgagtatgatgctacaagcttggcacacctatttttgggcagtttctcccattcttctttgcaggacctctgaagctccatcaggttggatggggagcatcggtgcacagccgttttcagatctctccagagatgttcaatcgggttcaagtctgggctctggctgggccactcaaggacattcacagagttgtcccgtagccactcctttgttatcttggctgtgtgcttagggtcgttgtcctgttggaagatgaaccttcacctcagtctgaggtccagagcgctctggagcaggttttcatcaaggatgtctctgtacattgctgcattcatctttccctcgatcctgactagtctcccagttcctgccgctgaaaaacatccccacagcatgatgctgccaccaccatgcttcactgtagggatggtattggccaggtgatgagcggtgcctggtttcctccaggcatgatgcttgccattcaggccaaagagttcaatctttgtttctcatggtctgagagtccttcaggtgccttttggcaaactccaggtgggctgtcatgtgccttttactgaggagtggcttccatctggtcactctaccatacaggcctgattggtggagtgctgcagagatggttgttcttctggaaggttctcctctctccacagagaaatgctggagctctgtcagagtgaccatcgggttcttggtcacctcccagactaaggcccttctcccccgatcgctcagtttggccgggcggccagctctaggaagagtcctggtggttccaaacttcttccatttatggatgatggaggccactgtgctcattgggaccttcaatgctgctgacatttttctgtacccttccccagatctgtgccttgatacaatcctgtcttggaggtctacagacaattccttggacttcatggcttggtttgtgctctgacatgcactgttaactgtgggaacttatatagacaggtgtgtgcctttccaaatcatgtccaatcaactgaatttaccacaggtggactccaatcaagttgtagaaacatctcaagaatgatcagtggaaacaggatgcacctgagctcaattttgagtgtcatggcaaaggctgtgaatacttatgtacatgtgatttttttcattttttatttttaataaatttgcaaagatttcaaacaaacttctttcacgttgtcattatggggtattgtttgtagaattttgaggaaaattatgaatttaatctattttggaataaggctgtaacataacaaaatgtggaaaaagtgaagcgctgtgaatactttccggatgcactgtatatcggtCTATCTGTGCTGTTGATATATTTTTGGAAATGGtgatgaaattattattattaaattattagtgGTTATCAATAATTGGTTAAGTAAAAAGCTATTTATATAGTAGCCAATATTATTAATCTATATTGTGTCATTTGTTTGTTATTTGGAATCACTCGCACTGTGTGCGATCACATACTTAAAGTGAAATCAGACATTGAAACATTATAATGTACAGTTCCAAATGTGTATAACTCTTTAATACTTTTGTAATCTggaatggacaaaaaaaaaacaaacaaacaaaacaaataacttTAATAAAAAGCTAACTATAGCTGATACTTACTGTATATTGGCACTGAAATGTGGTGCATCACTTTTTGTTTTTGCCTCCTAATAAACTCTAATTCACCTCCAGGAGTTCAACACATCTGGATCCAGTAACACAGATACAGGAAAAGCAGGTGGGAGTTTGGAGACCAAATATAAGATGAAGGATCTGGGATTGAGTTTGAACCAGAAGTGGAACACAGACAACATGCTCAGTACAGAGGTGTCTGTGGAAGACCAGGTCAGTAGACCCTTGACAACGAtctgttgattaaaaatgaaaaatgatctttttattttgaagatgggttagggttagggttagggattcagccacttgctgaattaaacatgaggTCATTAAGTGCATACTACTATTTGAAACGTTTATCCTTGCATTCTGTttcacatgctatttttttaaattgtattcagTTTAAAGAATATACTCTGCATTACGCTGTTACTCCATTATATAGCCATACTGAGCTGTCAGTGCAGTCTTGTAAATCTTGTATCTTTTGTTTTGTCGGCTCCACAGCTTGCAGAGGGGTTGAAAGTGGCTTTGGATACGTCCTTTGTACCAAACACAGGGTGAGTTATTAATGTCTGATAAGTTATTAATCAAGACTGGCGTGATGAATTGATGAAAATTGTTGATTAAAACATTGCTTTTATCTCAGCAAGAAGAGCGGTAAACTGAAGACCAGCTACAAGCGTGATTTTGTCAACCTGAGCTGTGACATTGATTTCGAGGGTCCAGTTGTGCATTCTTCAGCTGTTCTGG of the Myxocyprinus asiaticus isolate MX2 ecotype Aquarium Trade chromosome 42, UBuf_Myxa_2, whole genome shotgun sequence genome contains:
- the LOC127432615 gene encoding voltage-dependent anion-selective channel protein 2-like; this encodes MAVPPAYSDLGKAAKDIFVKGYGFGIVKLDLKTKSQNGVEFNTSGSSNTDTGKAGGSLETKYKMKDLGLSLNQKWNTDNMLSTEVSVEDQLAEGLKVALDTSFVPNTGKKSGKLKTSYKRDFVNLSCDIDFEGPVVHSSAVLGYEGWLLGYQMAFDTGKSKLVQNNFALGYKAGDFLLHTSVNDGAEFGGSVYQKLNDQLETAVTLAWTAGSNNTRFGVAAKYQLDKDASLSAKVNNTSLIGVGYTQSLRPGVNLTLSALIDGKNFNTGGHKVGLGFELEA